In Desulfobacteraceae bacterium, a single genomic region encodes these proteins:
- a CDS encoding bile acid:sodium symporter, whose amino-acid sequence MWTLLKRINQNLVTAIPVMMALGFGYGILCDPALLKRLIVPLTFLMVYPMMVTLNLRRVFSGGDGRAQLLSQAINFAIIPFLAYGAGRLFFPQQPYMALGLLLAGLVPTSGMTISWTGFAGGNTAAAVKMTVIGLSLGSIATPFYVKFLLGTAIAVDLLAVGQQILVIVFLPMALGFATRQALIRRFGQQGFQTRLAPRFPGLSTLGVLGIVFVAMALKARAIAGAPDLLLAILAPLALVYAANYLLSTFLGRLLLPREDAIAMVYGTVMRNLSIALAIAINAFGPQGSTAALVVAMAYVIQVQSAAWYVKFTDRIYGARAVAAAV is encoded by the coding sequence ATGTGGACGCTTTTGAAACGGATCAACCAGAACCTCGTGACCGCCATCCCCGTCATGATGGCCCTGGGCTTCGGCTACGGCATCCTGTGTGACCCCGCATTGCTGAAACGCCTGATCGTTCCCCTGACCTTCCTGATGGTCTACCCGATGATGGTCACCCTCAACCTCCGCCGGGTATTTTCCGGCGGCGACGGTCGCGCCCAGCTGCTCAGCCAGGCCATCAATTTCGCCATCATCCCTTTTCTGGCTTACGGCGCCGGGCGCCTCTTTTTCCCGCAGCAGCCCTATATGGCCCTCGGCCTGCTTCTGGCGGGCCTGGTGCCCACCAGCGGCATGACGATTTCCTGGACCGGCTTTGCCGGGGGCAACACCGCGGCCGCCGTCAAGATGACCGTCATCGGGCTTTCCCTGGGCTCCATCGCCACTCCCTTTTACGTCAAATTTCTGCTGGGGACGGCCATTGCGGTGGACCTCCTGGCCGTGGGGCAGCAGATCCTGGTGATCGTCTTCCTGCCCATGGCGCTCGGTTTTGCGACCCGGCAGGCCCTGATCCGGCGCTTCGGCCAGCAGGGGTTTCAGACGCGGCTGGCCCCCCGCTTTCCCGGGCTATCCACCCTGGGGGTTCTGGGAATCGTGTTTGTGGCGATGGCCCTCAAGGCCCGCGCCATCGCCGGTGCGCCCGACCTGCTTCTGGCGATTCTGGCACCCCTGGCCCTGGTGTACGCGGCCAACTACCTCCTGAGCACCTTCCTCGGCCGGCTGCTGCTCCCCCGCGAGGACGCCATCGCGATGGTCTACGGCACGGTCATGCGCAATCTGTCCATCGCGCTGGCCATCGCCATCAACGCCTTCGGCCCCCAGGGCTCGACGGCGGCCCTGGTGGTGGCCATGGCCTACGTCATCCAGGTCCAGTCGGCGGCCTGGTACGTCAAATTCACCGACCGCATCTACGGCGCCCGCGCGGTTGCCGCCGCGGTCTGA